From Planctomycetota bacterium:
CCCACCGCGACTTTCAGAATCCGGCGGGAATCACATGTGATCAATGATCATAAAACAATTTATGCCGACGCATGACTCGAAGTTGGTTGACCTGAGGGTGACTGGCGATTCTCGTCGGCCGCCCTACACTGCGGGCGTCTCATCGAAAGGTACACGGATGTCGGCGAAGAAAGCAGCCAAACCTCGGCTTGGGCGTGGACTCAGCAGCCTGCTGAGCATGGACAAGAACGAGGCCGAGTCGGCCCCCGCCTCAAAGCCCACCGCCTCGAAGCCGTCGCCCTCAAAGCCCGCCGCCCCATCGGCTGCTCCGGAGAATGCCACGCCGGACTCGACCGCGCCCGCCCCCGTTCGCCGCGAGGTCGGTTCGCCGGCGGAACTGCCGGATGACGCTCGCGTCTTCGAGCTATCCCTTGGCCAGATCAAGGTGAACCCCCGTCAGCCGCGGCAGTCTTTTGATGACGCCGCCCTCTCGGAGCTGGCCGACAGCATCAAGGCGAACGGGTTGATCCAGCCGATCGTCGTGCGGCGCAAGGCGGACGGCTTTGAGCTGATCGCCGGCGAGCGGCGGTATCGAGCAACGGAGCTCGCGGGCCTGGACACGATTCGTTCCCTGGTCCGCGAGGCCGACCCGACGACGCAGGCTCGATTGGCGCTGGTCGAGAACATCCACCGGGCCGATCTGAACCCGATCGAGCGTGCCGAAGCCTACCAGGCCTTGATGGACGAGGCCGACCTGACGCAAGCGGCGCTGGCCGAGGAACTTGGCGAAGACCGCTCGTCGATCGCGAATCACCTGCGGCTGCTGAAGCTCACCGAGTCGGTTCGGACGCTGGTCGTGGAGGAGCGGATCACGCTGGGCCATGCGAAAGTGCTGGCAGGCGTGGACGACGGGATGGAGCAGGACCGGCTTGCGAAGGCCGTGGTGGCGCAGAACCTGAGCGTGCGGAACCTCGAACGACTCGTGGCCGAGGATCCGAAGCAGGCGACCCGCAAACCGACTGGCCGCGAGGCGCACCTGTCCGACCTCGAAGAGAAGATCCGCCAAAGCACTGGTCTGCGGGCCCAGGTCGCGAGCCGAAAGGGTGGCAAGGGCCGATTGACGTTGCACTACGGCAGCCTCGACGAGTTCGACGACCTGCTTGCCAAGCTCGGCGTTCGCTTGGAAGACTGACGTGTTCCACGTGGAA
This genomic window contains:
- a CDS encoding ParB/RepB/Spo0J family partition protein, coding for MSAKKAAKPRLGRGLSSLLSMDKNEAESAPASKPTASKPSPSKPAAPSAAPENATPDSTAPAPVRREVGSPAELPDDARVFELSLGQIKVNPRQPRQSFDDAALSELADSIKANGLIQPIVVRRKADGFELIAGERRYRATELAGLDTIRSLVREADPTTQARLALVENIHRADLNPIERAEAYQALMDEADLTQAALAEELGEDRSSIANHLRLLKLTESVRTLVVEERITLGHAKVLAGVDDGMEQDRLAKAVVAQNLSVRNLERLVAEDPKQATRKPTGREAHLSDLEEKIRQSTGLRAQVASRKGGKGRLTLHYGSLDEFDDLLAKLGVRLED